The Lycium barbarum isolate Lr01 chromosome 12, ASM1917538v2, whole genome shotgun sequence genome includes a region encoding these proteins:
- the LOC132623376 gene encoding protein PAL OF QUIRKY gives MSGCHYAPPPEFDSVNGDSVSSTPRSEQQHHHMYDDTQPRARFMCSFGGKIMLRPHDNQLRYVGGDTRIVAVNRHTTFASLLGKLSKLAGNSNINIKYQLPNEDLDSLITVTTDEDLENMMEEYDRLIQNQKSARLRLFLFPNDSSSRASTISSILDGSSKREQWFVDALNGGSGSGTGLERGRSEASSMVSEVPDYLFGLDNSDESKLVKNKFNISDPGSPAPPIVSSPYGSISSSMAPMPDLPPVKTKPDNPNPVTESRETPVGENTVQPSYPGSPLWHYPAQPVQTIPVYYVPGPGQVQPGNVAVQSIPMRASFVHPFPVAPNQLPVGYPPVSSMGQVYSGLRPVMSVDPNEGMNQGMYYGVRNSGVVPGYGGEEMQGPGTDGKAGRVSQ, from the coding sequence ATGAGTGGTTGTCATTACGCGCCGCCACCGGAGTTCGACTCCGTCAACGGCGACTCAGTATCCTCAACACCTCGCTCTGAACAGCAGCACCACCACATGTACGACGACACACAGCCACGTGCCCGTTTCATGTGCAGTTTCGGTGGCAAAATCATGCTCAGACCACACGACAATCAACTCCGTTACGTCGGTGGTGACACTCGTATCGTTGCAGTCAACCGCCACACTACCTTCGCATCTCTCCTGGGAAAACTCTCCAAACTCGCTGGAAATTCAAACATTAACATTAAATACCAGCTCCCAAACGAGGATTTAGACTCTTTGATAACCGTTACAACTGATGAAGATTTGGAGAATATGATGGAAGAGTATGATCGGCTTATTCAAAATCAAAAATCAGCTCGGCTTCGGCTTTTCCTTTTCCCTAACGACTCTAGTTCCAGAGCCAGCACTATTAGCTCTATCCTTGACGGCTCATCTAAACGAGAACAATGGTTTGTTGATGCACTCAATGGTGGTTCGGGTTCGGGTACGGGTTTGGAGCGTGGTCGATCCGAAGCATCATCTATGGTTTCTGAGGTTCCTGATTACTTATTCGGGTTGGATAATTCTGATGAATCAAAATTAGTGAAGAACAAGTTTAACATTTCTGATCCGGGTTCACCCGCTCCACCTATTGTTTCTTCACCCTATGGctctatatcatcatcaatggcACCAATGCCTGATCTTCCACCCGTTAAAACAAAGCCCGATAACCCAAACCCGGTAACTGAATCCAGAGAAACGCCAGTTGGCGAAAACACGGTTCAACCGAGTTATCCGGGTAGTCCGCTATGGCATTATCCAGCACAACCGGTTCAAACAATACCCGTTTATTATGTTCCGGGTCCTGGTCAGGTTCAACCCGGAAATGTTGCAGTACAGTCAATTCCAATGAGGGCTTCATTTGTTCATCCGTTTCCGGTTGCTCCAAATCAATTACCAGTCGGGTATCCACCAGTTTCAAGTATGGGCCAAGTATACAGTGGATTGAGGCCAGTAATGAGTGTTGACCCGAATGAAGGAATGAATCAGGGAATGTATTATGGAGTTAGGAATTCAGGTGTTGTTCCGGGTTATGGAGGTGAAGAAATGCAGGGACCCGGAACTGATGGAAAAGCGGGTCGGGTCTCCCAATAA